One window from the genome of Amycolatopsis sp. NBC_01480 encodes:
- a CDS encoding NAD(P)-dependent alcohol dehydrogenase, whose protein sequence is MRMTAAVTESKGAAFTLAELELDEPRRNEVIVRLVGSGVCHTDLAVRDQRRPVPLPAVLGHEGAGIVETVGADVTSVSAGDHVVLTFSSCGTCRMCIRGRSAYCDHFVACNFAGGRADGSTTLHREAGDVHGVFFGQSAFATHALATERNIVKVAPEAPLELLGPLGCGVQTGAGAVLNALRPPAGSSIAVFGAGSVGLSAVMAAIVAGCTTIVAVDLNEQRLELARELGATHVINGADDEAVDRLRRLTGGAGLDYTLDTTGVPHVLRRAVSALNRGGTCGLVGSSAPGTEVTLDMPSLLFGRTVRGIIEGDSVPQLVIPALVDLHRQGRFPLDKLITTYPFEDINRAVEDAENGLIVKPVLTYA, encoded by the coding sequence ATGCGCATGACCGCGGCGGTGACCGAGTCGAAAGGCGCGGCTTTCACGCTGGCCGAGCTGGAACTCGACGAACCCCGGCGGAACGAGGTGATCGTCCGGCTCGTGGGCTCCGGAGTGTGCCACACCGACCTGGCGGTGCGCGACCAGCGGCGTCCCGTGCCGCTGCCCGCGGTACTCGGCCACGAGGGCGCCGGGATCGTCGAAACCGTCGGGGCGGACGTCACCTCCGTCTCGGCCGGCGACCACGTGGTGCTCACCTTCAGCTCCTGCGGCACCTGCCGGATGTGCATCCGAGGGCGATCCGCTTACTGCGACCACTTCGTGGCCTGCAATTTCGCCGGTGGCCGCGCCGACGGCAGCACTACCCTGCACCGGGAAGCGGGCGACGTCCACGGAGTTTTCTTCGGACAGTCGGCCTTCGCAACCCACGCCTTGGCGACCGAGCGCAACATCGTGAAGGTGGCACCGGAGGCACCGCTGGAACTGCTCGGCCCGCTGGGGTGCGGCGTCCAGACGGGCGCGGGCGCCGTGCTCAACGCCCTGCGGCCGCCGGCGGGCAGCAGCATCGCCGTCTTCGGCGCCGGGTCGGTCGGCCTCAGTGCGGTCATGGCGGCGATCGTCGCGGGGTGTACGACCATCGTGGCCGTCGACCTCAACGAACAGCGCCTGGAACTGGCACGGGAGCTGGGCGCGACGCACGTCATCAACGGTGCCGACGACGAGGCGGTCGACCGCCTCCGCCGGCTCACCGGCGGTGCGGGCCTCGACTACACGCTGGACACCACCGGTGTCCCGCACGTGCTCCGGCGCGCGGTCAGCGCCCTCAACCGGGGCGGGACCTGCGGTCTCGTCGGCAGTTCCGCGCCCGGCACCGAGGTGACCCTGGACATGCCGAGCTTGCTGTTCGGACGGACCGTGCGCGGCATCATCGAGGGCGACAGCGTTCCGCAGCTGGTCATTCCGGCGCTCGTCGATCTCCACCGGCAGGGGCGGTTTCCGCTCGACAAGCTGATCACGACCTACCCCTTCGAGGACATCAACCGGGCCGTCGAGGACGCGGAGAACGGCCTCATCGTCAAACCCGTCCTCACCTACGCCTGA
- a CDS encoding LysR family transcriptional regulator, with the protein MAVTEHKGSLRVPRDLDTRLVRTFTMVAREMSFTKAAGVLGLTQQGVSSHIRRLEELVGRPLFERNRSLVRLTEQGTSLLAHARALVAATDDFFGYSDAGASHVRVAEIQGRRMMQDCWPVFRRQHPESQVDFYDMLSSEQVKAVQDGRLDVGMGRLAEINPALGSAPLRLDPVLARDVRDPGPLALRTSRLGVTGISGGRVHSWIRFCDELAAAYDVEFEKIPHDNTMVEAIGRGQMAGEIPPILAMAGTRDRPGAEYFHFETLTDVQPYFPWRIFWRKNESRREVHGFVAAARQVAREQKWLRLLPRDVETWIPPDGEEHLTSA; encoded by the coding sequence ATGGCTGTGACCGAGCACAAAGGATCTCTCCGTGTTCCCCGTGACCTCGACACCCGTCTGGTCCGCACGTTCACGATGGTCGCCCGCGAGATGAGCTTCACGAAAGCCGCCGGTGTGCTCGGCCTGACCCAACAGGGCGTCAGCAGCCACATCCGGCGCCTGGAAGAGCTGGTCGGCCGTCCGCTGTTCGAGCGCAACCGGTCGCTCGTTCGGCTCACCGAGCAGGGAACGTCGCTGCTCGCCCACGCCCGGGCGCTGGTGGCCGCGACGGACGACTTCTTCGGCTACTCCGACGCCGGAGCCTCGCACGTCCGGGTCGCCGAGATCCAGGGCAGGCGGATGATGCAGGACTGCTGGCCGGTATTCCGGCGGCAGCACCCCGAGTCGCAGGTGGACTTCTACGACATGCTGAGCTCGGAGCAGGTCAAAGCGGTGCAGGACGGCCGTCTCGACGTGGGCATGGGCCGGCTGGCCGAAATCAACCCCGCGCTCGGTTCGGCTCCACTGCGGCTGGATCCCGTGCTGGCGCGCGACGTCCGGGACCCGGGTCCGCTCGCCTTGCGCACCAGCCGGCTGGGGGTCACCGGCATCTCCGGTGGCAGGGTCCACAGCTGGATCAGGTTCTGCGACGAACTGGCCGCCGCCTACGACGTGGAATTCGAGAAGATCCCGCACGACAACACGATGGTCGAAGCCATCGGCCGTGGCCAGATGGCCGGTGAGATCCCGCCGATCCTGGCCATGGCGGGAACGCGCGACAGGCCTGGTGCCGAATACTTCCATTTCGAGACGTTGACGGACGTTCAGCCGTACTTCCCGTGGCGGATCTTCTGGCGGAAGAACGAATCGAGGCGCGAGGTGCACGGGTTCGTCGCGGCCGCGAGGCAGGTCGCGCGTGAGCAGAAATGGCTGCGACTGCTACCGCGCGACGTGGAAACCTGGATACCGCCGGACGGCGAAGAGCATTTGACATCAGCCTGA
- a CDS encoding TetR/AcrR family transcriptional regulator — protein MTETSRDARRARTAQRILVAARQEFATRGFEGATIRGIAGAAGVDASLVMQHYGSKAALFTAAVQLPSDDVESAAEHLLEVLANRLRELPPETSALVRSMLTVPEAADTMRSYLDERVDNLARSLKGDDAHLRALITVSGILGLTITQHFLKLRAFDDASHEELLRATRGWTEYLSRDS, from the coding sequence ATGACCGAGACCTCCCGCGACGCCAGACGCGCCCGTACCGCACAGCGGATCCTCGTCGCCGCACGGCAGGAGTTCGCGACCCGCGGCTTCGAGGGCGCGACGATCCGGGGCATCGCCGGCGCGGCGGGCGTGGACGCCTCGCTGGTGATGCAGCACTACGGCTCGAAGGCGGCCCTGTTCACCGCCGCCGTCCAGCTGCCCAGCGACGACGTCGAGAGCGCCGCCGAGCACCTGCTGGAGGTCCTCGCCAACCGGCTGCGCGAACTGCCCCCGGAGACGAGCGCACTCGTCCGGTCCATGCTCACGGTGCCCGAAGCCGCCGACACGATGCGGTCCTACCTCGACGAACGCGTCGACAACCTCGCCCGGTCACTGAAGGGCGACGACGCACACCTGCGCGCCCTGATCACCGTGAGCGGCATCCTCGGCCTGACGATCACGCAGCACTTCCTGAAGCTGCGCGCCTTCGACGACGCCTCCCACGAAGAGTTGCTGCGGGCCACGCGCGGCTGGACCGAATATTTGTCCCGCGACTCGTAG
- a CDS encoding amidohydrolase family protein: MALIAIEEHWNLPELTSAVQALPEDRGDPSVMLDGLGDNLERLHDIGDARIAAMDAQGVDLQILSLAPPGTQPLEPADARTLSRRANDIAAEAVGRYPARLRAFSTLPMADPAAAVAELERAAGLGFVGAMVYGRTAETPLDDPRYDDLFAAAAALRQPIFIHPQIPSRTVREAVYSGFDPLTELALATFGWGWHLEAAVAALRLIVRGTFDRHPGLQLVLGHWGELLLFWTDRTDSLSSLAGLDRKVSDYVRSNIHITSSGMFDPALLRHVLEVTTPDRLLFSSDYPFQRPDKTDIEKFLIEFPTDEDRGKFTAGNACSLFGIDITSRKEQQ, encoded by the coding sequence GTGGCACTCATCGCGATCGAAGAACACTGGAACCTGCCCGAGCTCACCTCGGCGGTGCAGGCACTCCCGGAAGACCGCGGTGACCCGAGCGTCATGCTCGACGGGCTGGGCGACAACCTCGAGCGCCTCCACGACATCGGCGACGCCCGGATCGCGGCGATGGACGCCCAGGGCGTCGACCTGCAGATCCTCTCGCTGGCGCCACCCGGGACACAGCCGCTGGAGCCGGCGGACGCACGTACGCTGAGCAGGCGGGCCAATGACATCGCGGCCGAGGCCGTCGGCCGGTACCCGGCGCGGCTGCGGGCCTTCTCCACCCTGCCGATGGCGGACCCGGCAGCCGCCGTCGCGGAGCTCGAACGCGCGGCCGGGCTCGGGTTCGTCGGAGCGATGGTCTACGGGCGGACGGCCGAGACGCCGCTGGACGACCCGCGTTACGACGACCTGTTCGCCGCCGCCGCGGCCTTGCGGCAGCCGATCTTCATCCACCCGCAGATTCCCTCGCGCACGGTCCGTGAAGCCGTCTACAGCGGCTTCGACCCGTTGACCGAGCTGGCCTTGGCGACTTTCGGCTGGGGGTGGCACCTGGAGGCCGCGGTCGCCGCCTTGCGCCTGATCGTCCGCGGCACCTTCGATCGCCATCCCGGCCTGCAGCTCGTGCTCGGTCATTGGGGCGAACTTCTGTTGTTCTGGACCGACCGCACCGACAGCCTCTCGAGTCTCGCAGGGTTGGACCGGAAGGTGTCGGACTACGTCCGCTCCAACATTCACATCACCAGTTCCGGGATGTTCGATCCCGCGCTGCTGCGTCATGTCCTGGAGGTCACGACGCCCGACCGGCTGCTGTTCTCGAGCGACTACCCCTTCCAGCGGCCGGACAAGACGGACATCGAGAAGTTCCTCATCGAGTTCCCGACCGACGAAGACCGCGGCAAGTTCACCGCAGGCAACGCCTGCTCCCTTTTCGGTATCGACATCACATCACGGAAGGAACAGCAATGA
- a CDS encoding TetR/AcrR family transcriptional regulator, with translation MEWPCYHARVATTGLRELKKARTRRLIAETAARLFAEHGYERVAVSDVAREAEVAEQTVYNYFPTKDKLVTDREQQIQDRLCELIRSRPPAVTPAAAIRDFVLDETLAGIPAIPPEIWRGELGHLAAISPTVHRLMLELTDRQAAALAAAISDTTAVTPEVARLQGIALAAVFRIIIGDAGRRTSEGQSQAEIAHELRPMVENVLDELDRWLSLS, from the coding sequence TTGGAGTGGCCCTGCTACCATGCACGGGTGGCCACTACGGGACTGCGCGAGCTGAAGAAGGCGCGCACGCGCCGGCTCATCGCCGAGACGGCGGCCCGCCTGTTCGCTGAGCACGGGTACGAACGTGTCGCGGTCAGCGACGTTGCGCGGGAGGCCGAGGTCGCCGAGCAAACCGTCTACAACTACTTTCCGACCAAGGACAAGCTGGTCACTGATCGCGAACAGCAGATTCAGGACCGGCTGTGCGAGCTGATCCGCTCCCGGCCGCCGGCCGTCACTCCGGCCGCCGCGATCCGCGACTTCGTCCTCGATGAAACCCTCGCCGGGATTCCCGCCATTCCACCGGAGATCTGGCGCGGCGAACTCGGCCACCTGGCCGCCATCAGCCCGACCGTGCACCGGCTGATGCTGGAGTTGACCGACCGCCAAGCCGCTGCCCTGGCCGCTGCCATCAGTGACACCACTGCGGTGACGCCGGAAGTCGCCAGGCTTCAAGGCATCGCGCTCGCCGCGGTGTTCCGGATCATCATCGGCGATGCCGGCCGCCGCACCAGCGAAGGCCAGAGCCAGGCCGAGATCGCCCACGAACTGCGCCCGATGGTGGAGAACGTCCTCGACGAACTCGACCGCTGGCTCAGCCTCTCGTGA
- a CDS encoding MFS transporter has translation MTRDVPAAFDGKGYRRVLISSFIGSTVEFYDFLLYGTAAALVFGPLFFPRLGSAAALTISFATFAAGYLSRPLGAVVFGRLGDRIGRKSTLVITMSIMGGASTLIGVLPTAAQIGVAAPLLLLALRILQGIAVGGEWGGAALMALEHAPEKDRGFAASAANMGAPAGGLLGTLAFAAVALLPAPQLMAWGWRIPFLLSAVLVGFALYVRVRVSESPLFVAARERAEKSATGQRSPILVVFRRYPGHVAVATLASLATFLYAIFMATFGVTIARSAGLSATTVLACTALASFVHVFAIGFYARLSDRVGRKRVLLTGCVLSFVFAFPLLMLLSSGRPLLVLAGYLLGSPIIQGCLLGPLAAYISERFATESRYTGASVSYQFGSFLGSFTPMVCALLWSAGQRSFGNAGWTQFTFVGLFLVGVTAVSAAVIASSRETLGSAL, from the coding sequence GTGACCAGGGACGTGCCGGCCGCCTTCGATGGAAAAGGATATCGGCGCGTATTGATCTCGAGCTTCATCGGCTCGACCGTGGAGTTCTATGATTTCCTGCTTTACGGCACGGCGGCGGCGCTCGTGTTCGGTCCGCTGTTCTTCCCTAGGCTCGGTTCGGCGGCGGCGCTGACGATTTCCTTCGCGACTTTCGCGGCGGGGTATCTCTCGAGGCCGCTCGGCGCGGTGGTGTTCGGACGGCTCGGCGACCGGATCGGCCGCAAGTCGACACTGGTGATCACGATGTCGATCATGGGGGGAGCGTCGACGCTCATCGGGGTGCTGCCGACGGCGGCCCAGATCGGTGTCGCGGCACCGCTGCTCCTGCTTGCGCTGCGGATTCTGCAGGGGATCGCGGTCGGCGGCGAATGGGGCGGAGCGGCCTTGATGGCGCTCGAGCACGCACCGGAAAAGGATCGTGGCTTCGCGGCGTCGGCGGCCAACATGGGGGCTCCCGCGGGCGGGCTGCTCGGCACTCTCGCGTTCGCCGCCGTCGCGTTGCTGCCGGCACCGCAGCTGATGGCGTGGGGCTGGCGGATCCCTTTTCTGCTCTCCGCGGTGCTCGTCGGTTTTGCGCTCTACGTCAGGGTCCGGGTTTCCGAGAGCCCCTTGTTCGTCGCGGCCCGGGAACGCGCCGAGAAGTCGGCGACCGGACAGCGGTCGCCCATCCTGGTCGTGTTTCGCCGTTACCCCGGGCACGTCGCGGTCGCGACGCTCGCCTCGCTCGCCACGTTCCTCTACGCGATCTTCATGGCCACCTTCGGCGTGACGATCGCCCGGTCCGCGGGTCTTTCCGCGACCACGGTCCTGGCTTGCACGGCACTGGCCTCGTTCGTCCACGTCTTCGCCATCGGCTTCTACGCGCGGCTGTCCGACCGGGTGGGGCGCAAGCGGGTACTGCTCACCGGATGCGTGCTCAGCTTCGTGTTCGCGTTCCCGCTGCTGATGCTGCTCAGCAGCGGCCGGCCGCTGCTGGTGCTGGCGGGTTACCTGCTCGGCAGCCCGATCATCCAAGGCTGCCTGCTGGGGCCGCTGGCGGCGTACATCTCTGAACGGTTCGCCACCGAGTCCCGCTACACCGGAGCGAGCGTCAGCTACCAGTTCGGCAGTTTCCTGGGCAGCTTCACGCCGATGGTGTGTGCGCTCCTGTGGAGTGCCGGCCAACGCAGTTTCGGCAACGCCGGCTGGACCCAGTTCACGTTCGTCGGGCTGTTCCTCGTGGGCGTGACAGCGGTGAGCGCGGCAGTGATCGCGTCGTCGCGGGAAACGCTCGGAAGCGCTCTCTGA
- a CDS encoding mandelate racemase/muconate lactonizing enzyme family protein, with the protein MKITSVDVMVLHPRGTGNTWRPVVCRVNTDQGIHGYGEAAMAYGIGSSGAFGMVKDLAGLVIGMDPLANEVIWDKLYKESFWGQNGGVTVFAGISAIDVALWDIKGKYFDVPVHQLLGGKRRDRLRSYASQLQLGWGQEFGRAGRTADYVDACDRAAAEGYDAVKIDFLTFSREGVRFRPEQGTRLLGPATLDLVEERIAAARETLGAGRDLIVEAHSFTDVASAIQIGKRAEKYGIFYYEEPTTPHPRLHKRVAEAVDIPLASGERIVGRWDYAPYLEEGILGVIQPDLGTCGGLTEAKKICDMAATYDVGVQAHVCGTPLSTAAALQIESVLPNFTIHEHHVANRTPWNKELCVHDYQPVNGYISVPDLPGIGNELSDFALETAHIESVTESREWL; encoded by the coding sequence ATGAAGATCACCAGTGTCGACGTCATGGTCCTGCACCCCCGGGGCACGGGTAACACGTGGCGGCCCGTCGTCTGCCGGGTCAACACCGACCAGGGAATCCACGGGTACGGCGAAGCGGCGATGGCCTACGGGATCGGATCTTCCGGGGCGTTCGGCATGGTCAAGGATCTCGCGGGCCTGGTCATCGGCATGGACCCCCTGGCGAACGAGGTCATCTGGGACAAGCTCTACAAAGAGTCGTTCTGGGGCCAGAACGGAGGTGTCACGGTCTTCGCCGGCATCAGCGCCATCGACGTGGCGCTCTGGGACATCAAGGGCAAGTACTTCGACGTGCCGGTGCACCAGCTCCTCGGCGGTAAGCGCCGGGACCGGCTGCGCAGCTACGCCAGCCAGCTGCAACTGGGCTGGGGCCAGGAGTTCGGCCGGGCCGGCCGGACCGCCGACTACGTCGACGCCTGCGACCGGGCCGCGGCCGAAGGCTACGACGCGGTGAAGATCGACTTCCTCACGTTCAGCCGGGAAGGGGTCCGCTTCCGGCCGGAACAAGGCACCCGGCTCCTCGGCCCCGCCACCCTCGACCTCGTCGAAGAACGGATCGCGGCCGCGCGCGAAACCCTGGGAGCCGGCCGCGACCTCATCGTCGAGGCGCACTCGTTCACCGACGTGGCCTCCGCGATCCAGATCGGCAAACGAGCGGAAAAGTACGGCATCTTCTACTACGAGGAGCCGACCACGCCACATCCCCGATTGCACAAGCGGGTGGCCGAGGCCGTCGACATCCCCCTGGCCAGCGGCGAACGCATCGTCGGGCGCTGGGACTACGCGCCCTACCTCGAAGAAGGGATCCTCGGCGTCATCCAGCCGGATCTCGGAACCTGTGGCGGGCTGACCGAGGCCAAGAAGATCTGCGACATGGCGGCCACCTACGACGTCGGCGTCCAGGCTCACGTCTGTGGCACGCCGTTGTCCACGGCGGCGGCGCTGCAGATCGAGTCGGTCCTGCCGAACTTCACCATCCACGAGCACCACGTCGCCAACCGCACGCCGTGGAACAAGGAGCTGTGCGTCCACGACTACCAGCCCGTCAACGGCTACATCTCGGTGCCCGACCTCCCGGGCATCGGCAACGAACTGTCCGATTTCGCGCTCGAGACCGCGCACATCGAATCGGTGACCGAGTCCCGCGAGTGGCTGTAA
- a CDS encoding SDR family oxidoreductase has product MTVYGVTGGSGALGRLAVRELLARGVVAHEVVALARTPSKAADLSALGVQVRAADYGDLRAQTAALAGVDRLLLVSSSEAGRRVAHHANVIEAAEKTGVSRIVYTSMLNVDGSTNPLAGEHRDTEAILRAAAVPFVTLRNGWYTENYTDQLGSYLERGEIVGAAGTGAISAATRQDYAEAAVVILSQDSDSARAYELGGPAFALAELAQVVHEVTGTPVAYRDLPTGEYVAALQSAGMGEDTARFVAALDTSIAHGDLQTDSQDLAHVLGRPPTSLADAVQDAYAGAAENDRLAPSSSRPAESSVARAALRSFGDL; this is encoded by the coding sequence ATGACCGTCTACGGCGTCACCGGAGGATCCGGAGCGCTCGGCCGCCTGGCCGTCCGCGAATTGCTCGCTCGCGGCGTGGTCGCTCACGAGGTCGTCGCACTCGCCCGTACCCCGAGCAAGGCCGCCGACCTGAGCGCGCTCGGCGTGCAGGTGCGTGCGGCGGACTACGGTGACCTTCGAGCGCAGACTGCCGCGCTGGCCGGTGTGGACCGGCTCCTGCTGGTGTCCAGCAGCGAAGCGGGCCGGCGGGTAGCGCACCACGCCAACGTCATCGAAGCCGCCGAGAAGACCGGCGTCTCTCGCATCGTCTACACGAGCATGCTCAACGTCGACGGCTCCACCAATCCGCTGGCCGGGGAACACCGCGACACCGAAGCGATTTTGCGCGCCGCAGCCGTGCCGTTCGTCACGCTGCGCAACGGCTGGTACACCGAGAACTACACCGACCAGCTGGGATCGTATCTGGAGCGCGGCGAAATCGTCGGGGCCGCCGGAACGGGCGCCATCTCGGCGGCGACTCGCCAGGACTACGCCGAGGCCGCCGTGGTCATCTTGTCGCAGGACAGCGACAGCGCTCGGGCCTACGAACTCGGCGGTCCGGCCTTCGCGCTCGCCGAACTGGCTCAGGTCGTCCACGAGGTCACCGGCACCCCGGTGGCCTATCGCGACCTCCCCACCGGGGAATATGTCGCGGCTCTGCAGAGCGCCGGCATGGGCGAGGACACGGCACGGTTCGTCGCCGCCCTGGACACCTCCATCGCCCACGGCGACCTGCAGACCGACAGTCAAGACCTGGCCCACGTGCTGGGCCGGCCGCCGACCAGCCTCGCCGACGCCGTCCAAGACGCGTACGCCGGAGCCGCCGAGAATGACCGGCTGGCACCGTCGAGCTCGCGCCCAGCCGAATCCAGCGTTGCGAGAGCGGCGTTGCGCTCGTTCGGCGACCTCTGA
- a CDS encoding patatin-like phospholipase family protein: MTLQGNGSPTRAVVLGGGGSVGVAWQTGLLTGLRETGVDLAEAPAIVGTSAGSLVGAMLACGRDVTDALAVLAEVGKKLDFGSLGAGSQSFLDASRQAVFAADPRQALRAIGSAAQEASTTLTEDDYLGLLGTLDGVAWPAGFRCTAIDTGTGELVVWGEESGVPLLHAVAASCVVPMLFPAVTINGNRYMDGGIVNHLNAAAAPPSDVLVVVSCLPLEAPSGAPGSDRSPSTIKADFEVAQLRGKTRLVAVDPDFGDLEAPVKMMDPETAGRAFHIGRRQAEREAAAIQAAWDS, encoded by the coding sequence ATGACTCTTCAAGGAAATGGCTCACCCACCCGCGCGGTCGTTCTCGGCGGCGGCGGATCCGTTGGTGTTGCTTGGCAGACGGGTTTGCTCACCGGATTGCGTGAAACCGGCGTCGACTTGGCGGAAGCGCCGGCGATCGTGGGCACGTCGGCGGGATCCCTGGTCGGTGCGATGCTGGCCTGCGGCCGTGACGTCACCGACGCGCTCGCCGTCTTGGCGGAGGTGGGGAAGAAGCTCGACTTCGGCAGCTTGGGGGCGGGCTCGCAAAGCTTCCTGGACGCGTCGCGCCAAGCCGTCTTCGCCGCCGATCCGCGGCAAGCGCTGCGGGCGATCGGTTCTGCGGCACAGGAAGCATCGACCACACTCACCGAAGACGACTACCTCGGCCTGCTCGGAACACTCGACGGTGTCGCCTGGCCCGCCGGGTTCCGCTGCACGGCGATCGACACCGGCACCGGCGAGCTTGTCGTGTGGGGCGAAGAATCCGGTGTTCCGCTGCTCCACGCGGTCGCGGCCAGCTGCGTCGTGCCGATGCTGTTCCCTGCCGTCACCATCAACGGAAACCGCTACATGGACGGCGGAATCGTCAACCACCTGAACGCCGCGGCGGCGCCACCGAGCGACGTTCTCGTGGTCGTGTCCTGCCTGCCGCTCGAGGCCCCGAGTGGCGCACCCGGCAGCGATCGATCCCCTTCGACGATCAAGGCGGACTTCGAAGTGGCCCAGCTGCGTGGAAAAACCCGGCTGGTGGCCGTGGACCCCGACTTCGGCGACCTCGAAGCGCCGGTGAAGATGATGGACCCGGAGACGGCCGGTCGGGCTTTTCACATCGGCAGGCGCCAGGCCGAACGCGAGGCGGCAGCGATCCAGGCCGCCTGGGACTCCTGA
- a CDS encoding ketopantoate reductase family protein, whose protein sequence is MRYCIYGLGAIGGQIAARLARAGATVSGVARNDTLAAIRERGIGLRENRGAPIAWQPIEVAERLTDLPPADCVVVAVKTTALPAIADDLAAGLPAHRSIVTAMNGVPWWFFDGFGGRMRDHRLHSVDPGGRLASAFPARRVIGAAIHLSGFTPAPGEIVRTSGNRIVIGAADPASRAAHAGALRSDLREAGFDVEVSPDIRRDIWFKLYGNVSLNPASVLTRMPVDRILGDPLARDFVARCVTEANAIGRAIGLGIDQSADERLESTARLGSFKPSMLQDAEAGRPIELDALLTSVREIGAALGVPSPNIDALLGLCRLHGEANGLYHRR, encoded by the coding sequence ATGCGGTACTGCATCTACGGGCTCGGGGCGATCGGCGGGCAGATCGCGGCCCGCCTGGCGCGGGCGGGCGCCACCGTGAGCGGAGTGGCGCGCAACGACACCCTGGCCGCGATCCGTGAGCGCGGGATCGGCCTGCGCGAGAACCGCGGGGCGCCGATCGCGTGGCAACCGATCGAGGTCGCCGAACGGCTCACGGACCTGCCCCCGGCCGATTGTGTCGTCGTCGCGGTCAAGACCACCGCGTTGCCCGCGATCGCCGACGACCTCGCGGCGGGGTTGCCGGCGCACAGGTCGATCGTGACCGCGATGAACGGGGTGCCGTGGTGGTTCTTCGACGGGTTCGGCGGCCGCATGCGCGATCACCGGCTGCACTCGGTCGATCCGGGCGGCCGGCTCGCCTCGGCGTTTCCCGCGCGACGGGTCATCGGGGCCGCGATCCACCTCAGCGGGTTCACGCCGGCGCCGGGAGAAATCGTGCGGACCTCGGGCAACCGCATCGTCATCGGAGCCGCGGATCCGGCTTCCCGGGCGGCCCACGCAGGCGCACTCCGGTCCGATCTCCGCGAGGCAGGGTTCGACGTCGAGGTCAGCCCGGACATCCGCCGGGACATCTGGTTCAAGCTGTACGGCAACGTGTCCCTCAACCCGGCTTCGGTCCTGACGCGGATGCCGGTGGACCGCATCCTCGGTGACCCCCTCGCCCGCGATTTTGTCGCCCGGTGCGTGACCGAAGCGAATGCGATCGGCCGCGCCATCGGACTGGGGATCGACCAGTCCGCCGACGAACGGCTCGAATCGACCGCCCGCCTCGGCTCGTTCAAGCCCTCGATGCTGCAGGACGCCGAGGCCGGACGGCCCATCGAACTCGACGCCTTGCTCACCTCCGTCCGCGAGATCGGCGCCGCGCTGGGCGTGCCCTCGCCGAACATCGACGCGCTGCTCGGCCTGTGCCGCCTGCACGGGGAAGCCAACGGCCTTTACCACCGCCGGTGA
- a CDS encoding NmrA family NAD(P)-binding protein, whose product MILVTTAGKVGAETARLLAGQREPVRILVRDPVKAEPLAQAGAEVVVGDLGVPATVDAAMKGVSAVVLVSPAIPAEELNVIAGAVRAGVGHVVKITSKSSIDSPIARRRDQAEIENGLIAGGLGYTLLKNNAYMQNFLMSAPAIAGTSSFGSAAGDGRIGMIDTRDVAAVAAAIASSPADHVGKTYWPTGPESLSYPDAAAVFSTVLGRPITFHPLTYSEQKQAMVEAGVPEHIAEMNTQAITLFAEGDSDWVTGDVPSILGRPARTFAQFVHDNAAAFSASRR is encoded by the coding sequence ATGATCCTCGTCACGACGGCAGGCAAAGTGGGTGCGGAGACAGCGAGGTTGCTCGCCGGGCAACGAGAACCGGTGCGGATCCTGGTCCGCGACCCGGTGAAGGCCGAGCCGCTCGCCCAGGCCGGCGCCGAGGTCGTCGTTGGTGATCTGGGTGTGCCGGCGACCGTCGACGCGGCGATGAAGGGCGTCTCGGCCGTGGTTCTCGTCAGCCCGGCGATACCCGCCGAGGAGCTGAACGTGATCGCCGGTGCTGTCCGGGCCGGCGTCGGGCACGTCGTGAAGATCACCAGCAAGTCCTCCATCGACTCTCCCATCGCGCGGCGGCGTGACCAGGCCGAGATCGAGAACGGCCTGATCGCCGGCGGGCTCGGCTACACGCTGCTGAAGAACAACGCCTACATGCAGAACTTCCTCATGTCGGCCCCCGCGATCGCCGGGACGAGCAGCTTCGGGTCCGCCGCCGGTGACGGTCGGATCGGCATGATCGACACCCGCGACGTCGCCGCCGTCGCCGCGGCGATCGCTTCCTCACCTGCCGATCACGTCGGCAAGACGTACTGGCCGACGGGGCCCGAGAGCCTGTCCTACCCCGACGCGGCAGCGGTCTTCTCGACGGTGCTCGGCCGGCCCATCACGTTCCACCCGTTGACCTACTCGGAGCAGAAGCAGGCCATGGTCGAGGCCGGCGTTCCGGAACACATCGCCGAGATGAACACCCAGGCCATCACGTTGTTCGCCGAGGGCGACTCCGATTGGGTCACCGGCGACGTGCCCTCGATCCTCGGCCGGCCGGCGCGGACGTTCGCGCAGTTCGTCCACGACAACGCCGCGGCGTTCTCCGCGAGCAGGCGTTGA